A single genomic interval of Hevea brasiliensis isolate MT/VB/25A 57/8 chromosome 4, ASM3005281v1, whole genome shotgun sequence harbors:
- the LOC110641145 gene encoding elongation factor 1-alpha → MGKEKVHINIVVIGHVDSGKSTTTGHLIYKLGGIDKRVIERFEKEAAEMNKRSFKYAWVLDKLKAERERGITIDIALWKFETTKYYCTVIDAPGHRDFIKNMITGTSQADCAVLIIDSTTGGFEAGISKDGQTREHALLAFTLGVKQMICCCNKMDATTPKYSKARYDEIVKEVSSYLKKVGYNPEKIPFVPISGFEGDNMIERSTNLDWYKGPTLLEALDQIQEPKRPSDKPLRLPLQDVYKIGGIGTVPVGRVETGILKPGMVVTFGPSGLTTEVKSVEMHHEALQEALPGDNVGFNVKNVAVKDLKRGNVASNSKDDPAKEAANFTSQVIIMNHPGQIGNGYAPVLDCHTSHIAVKFAEILTKIDRRSGKELEKEPKFLKNGDAGFVKMIPTKPMVVETFSAYPPLGRFAVRDMRQTVAVGVIKSVEKKDPTGAKVTKSAAKKGGK, encoded by the exons ATGGGTAAGGAGAAGGTTCACATCAACATCGTGGTCATTGGCCATGTCGACTCTGGCAAGTCCACCACCACTGGCCATCTCATTTACAAGCTTGGAGGTATTGACAAGCGTGTCATTGAAAGGTTCGAGAAGGAAGCTGCTGAGATGAACAAGAGGTCATTCAAGTATGCCTGGGTGCTTGATAAACTCAAGGCTGAGCGTGAACGTGGTATTACAATTGATATTGCCTTGTGGAAGTTCGAGACCACCAAGTACTACTGTACTGTTATTGATGCTCCTGGGCATCGTGACTTTATTAAGAACATGATTACTGGTACCTCACAGGCTGACTGTGCTGTCCTCATTATTGATTCCACCACTGGTGGTTTCGAAGCTGGTATTTCTAAGGATGGGCAGACCCGTGAACATGCTCTTCTTGCTTTCACCCTTGGTGTAAAGCAAATGATTTGCTGCTGCAACAAG ATGGACGCTACAACACCCAAGTATTCCAAGGCCAGGTATGACGAAATTGTCAAGGAAGTCTCCTCATACCTCAAGAAGGTTGGATACAACCCTGAGAAGATTCCTTTTGTGCCCATCTCTGGTTTTGAAGGTGACAACATGATTGAGAGGTCCACCAACCTTGACTGGTACAAGGGCCCAACCCTTCTTGAAGCTCTGGACCAGATTCAGGAGCCCAAGAGGCCCTCAGACAAGCCTCTCCGTCTCCCACTTCAGGACGTATACAAGATTGGTGGCATTGGAACTGTCCCGGTGGGTCGAGTGGAGACTGGTATCCTCAAGCCTGGTATGGTCGTGACCTTTGGACCCAGTGGACTGACAACTGAAGTTAAGTCTGTTGAGATGCATCACGAGGCTCTTCAGGAGGCCCTCCCTGGTGACAATGTTGGGTTCAACGTGAAGAATGTTGCTGTGAAAGATCTCAAGAGAGGTAATGTGGCATCCAACTCTAAAGATGATCCTGCCAAGGAGGCTGCCAACTTCACATCACAAGTCATTATCATGAACCACCCTGGTCAGATTGGAAATGGATATGCCCCTGTTTTGGACTGCCACACATCCCACATTGCAGTGAAGTTTGCTGAGATCTTGACCAAGATTGATCGCCGATCAGGCAAGGAGCTCGAGAAGGAACCCAAGTTTTTGAAGAATGGTGATGCTGGGTTTGTGAAGATGATTCCCACCAAGCCCATGGTTGTTGAGACTTTCTCTGCGTACCCCCCATTGGGTCGTTTTGCTGTTAGGGACATGCGCCAGACTGTTGCAGTTGGTGTTATCAAGAGTGTTGAGAAGAAGGACCCAACTGGAGCCAAAGTTACCAAGTCTGCTGCAAAGAAGGGTGGAAAGTGA
- the LOC110641144 gene encoding elongation factor 1-alpha, whose translation MGKEKVHINIVVIGHVDSGKSTTTGHLIYKLGGIDKRVIERFEKEAAEMNKRSFKYAWVLDKLKAERERGITIDIALWKFETTKYYCTVIDAPGHRDFIKNMITGTSQADCAVLIIDSTTGGFEAGISKDGQTREHALLAFTLGVKQMICCCNKMDATTPKYSKARYDEIVKEVSSYLKKVGYNPEKIPFVPISGFEGDNMIERSTNLDWYKGPTLLEALDQIQEPKRPSDKPLRLPLQDVYKIGGIGTVPVGRVETGILKPGMVVTFGPSGLTTEVKSVEMHHEALQEALPGDNVGFNVKNVAVKDLKRGFVASNSKDDPAKEAANFTSQVIIMNHPGQIGNGYAPVLDCHTSHIAVKFAEILTKIDRRSGKELEKEPKFLKNGDAGFVKMIPTKPMVVETFSGYPPLGRFAVRDMRQTVAVGVIKSVEKKDPTGAKVTKSAVKKGGK comes from the exons ATGGGTAAGGAGAAGGTTCACATCAACATTGTGGTCATTGGCCATGTCGACTCTGGCAAGTCCACCACCACTGGCCATCTTATCTACAAGCTTGGAGGTATTGACAAGCGTGTGATAGAGAGATTCGAGAAGGAAGCTGCTGAGATGAACAAGAGGTCATTTAAGTATGCCTGGGTGCTTGACAAGCTCAAGGCTGAGCGTGAACGTGGTATCACCATTGATATTGCCTTGTGGAAGTTTGAGACCACAAAGTACTATTGCACTGTCATTGATGCTCCTGGCCATCGTGACTTTATTAAGAACATGATTACTGGTACCTCACAGGCTGACTGTGCTGTCCTCATCATTGATTCTACCACTGGTGGTTTTGAAGCTGGTATTTCCAAGGATGGTCAAACCCGTGAGCATGCTCTTCTCGCTTTCACCCTTGGGGTCAAACAAATGATTTGCTGCTGCAACAAG ATGGATGCTACTACCCCTAAGTACTCCAAGGCTAGGTATGATGAAATTGTGAAGGAAGTTTCTTCCTACCTCAAGAAGGTTGGATACAACCCTGAGAAGATTCCTTTTGTGCCCATCTCTGGTTTTGAAGGTGACAACATGATTGAGAGGTCCACCAACCTTGACTGGTACAAGGGTCCAACCCTTCTTGAAGCTCTGGACCAGATCCAGGAGCCCAAGAGGCCCTCAGACAAGCCTCTTCGTCTCCCACTTCAGGACGTATACAAGATTGGTGGCATTGGAACTGTCCCGGTGGGTCGTGTGGAGACTGGTATCCTGAAGCCTGGTATGGTTGTGACCTTTGGACCCAGTGGACTGACAACTGAAGTTAAGTCTGTTGAGATGCATCACGAGGCTCTCCAGGAGGCCCTCCCTGGTGACAATGTTGGGTTCAATGTGAAGAATGTTGCTGTGAAAGATCTCAAGAGAGGTTTTGTGGCATCCAACTCTAAAGATGATCCTGCCAAGGAGGCTGCCAACTTCACATCACAAGTCATTATCATGAACCACCCTGGTCAGATTGGTAATGGCTACGCCCCAGTACTGGATTGCCACACCTCTCACATTGCTGTCAAGTTTGCTGAGATCTTGACCAAGATTGATCGCCGATCTGGCAAGGAGCTTGAGAAGGAGCCTAAGTTTTTGAAAAATGGTGATGCTGGTTTTGTCAAGATGATTCCAACAAAGCCCATGGTCGTGGAGACCTTCTCTGGGTACCCTCCCTTGGGTCGTTTTGCTGTCAGAGACATGCGCCAGACTGTTGCCGTTGGTGTGATCAAGAGTGTTGAGAAGAAAGACCCAACTGGAGCTAAGGTTACCAAGTCTGCTGTCAAGAAGGGAGGGAAGTGA